In Planctomycetota bacterium, the genomic stretch GGCGCCGGCAAATCCACGTGATCTTCCTGTCGTAATCGCCCCAGTAGTAGATGGCCCGGCCGCAGTAGTCGTTGGGGTGCACCAGCAGGCGCGGGCCGCCTCGCAGGCGCGTCAGCACCAGGTTCCCATCCTGGGTGAGCCGGCGAGGCAGGGCCATGTGGGCCAGGCGCACGCCGCCTCTGTAGAGAGGGTAGGCGCGGATGAGCGCCCTGACCATCGCCCGAACCAGGGGACGCACCAGCGGAACTCCCCCATCGCTCAGCGCGCTCTGCGCCCCAGGCGGCGCCGCGCGAACCTGGCGACCTTGACAGCCAGCGCCCCCAGGAAGAGCGCGGCCAACTCGACCCCCTTGCGCACGGCCCCGATGGGCCGGAACTTCAACCTCACTCGCCCCGCATCTCCGAGCGCCCGGAGCTGAGCAGCAGCCTCGTAGGCAAAGCAGATGGACCTTGATAGCGTCGGCATCGAGAAGCCGAAGAGGTGCCTGTAGACGGGGTAGGCCTCCGCCAGCCTGCGGTAGCTCCCGAAGCCCCACCAGGGGTGATAGAAGGGCAGCTTCTCCAGCCGCCAGTTTCCCTCGAAGGCGTCGCGCCCGCGGGCGGTGCGGCGGAGATCGCGGAAGTCGTCCTGGGATATGCCCAGCTCGGAGAACAGAACCCTGTTGACGTACGCATTGTACAGCCGCTGGCCCAGCCTGAGGCGGAGGGGCACCCGCGCCCAGAAGTCGCACATGGCGCTGTCCCACAGCGGGATGCGCCAGTCATAGCCCCAGAACTCGTAGGCGCGACAGAAATTGACGATGAACTTCGCCTGGCGTTCCTGCCACTCCCAGCACTCGAGGGCGCTGGCCGCCTCCTCGGGGGTCTCGGTCGGCAGGTCGCCAATGCAGCGAAGGACCCGTTCCGCCATCACCGCGTGGAGAGCGCCGCGGCGCCGAGGCCAGCGCCACAGGCCGTAGTGGTCGTGAAGCAGTATCCTCAGCAGGTCCTGCGCGCCAACGGTCGTTCTGTCCGCAAAGTCACGTGGGATGTGGCTGCCGGAGATCACGTCGCCCGTATGGCCAGGGACTATAACCGCGTCGTCCGGGATCTTGCCGGCTGCTTTCAGTGCCCAAATCGCTGG encodes the following:
- a CDS encoding asparagine synthetase B family protein translates to MAATGFAFSPNALLEGTALAGALSRILGEEAPEAQAVCRWLRGLNGSFALAVETDRVCFAAVDRLRSRPLFYAESNGKLFVSDDAEWVRSQVADDAADQDALAEFLLTGYVTGQDTLCPRVKQLQAGECLIADKRERVPRVRTHRYYRFVHGDYLEANEEALLATMDEMLVGVFERLLASTAGRPLVVPLSGGQDSRLVVAMLRRLGRSDVLCLSYGRPNNWESRVSQAVALKLGYAWEFVPACCSQWRQQLLSEEAKAYHSYRGGLSSLASVQDWPAIWALKAAGKIPDDAVIVPGHTGDVISGSHIPRDFADRTTVGAQDLLRILLHDHYGLWRWPRRRGALHAVMAERVLRCIGDLPTETPEEAASALECWEWQERQAKFIVNFCRAYEFWGYDWRIPLWDSAMCDFWARVPLRLRLGQRLYNAYVNRVLFSELGISQDDFRDLRRTARGRDAFEGNWRLEKLPFYHPWWGFGSYRRLAEAYPVYRHLFGFSMPTLSRSICFAYEAAAQLRALGDAGRVRLKFRPIGAVRKGVELAALFLGALAVKVARFARRRLGRRAR